The genomic region CAATTCCGGTCCGCACAATTGAATTGAATCGATTCCATGCTCGGTCTACAATTATCGCATGATTGATTGGTCTGCTTGCCCAGCCGTGGAGCGTGATCCCGAGCGTGTGAGTGGCGCGTGGGTGTTTCGCGGCACTCGTGTTCCTGTGACTGCTCTCTTCCTAAATCTCGAGGATGGGGCACACGTCTCAGACTTTATTGACTGGTTTCCTGGCGTGACCCTCGCGCAAGTCCGCGCCGTGCTTGAGCACGCCGCCCGCTCTCTCGAAGCGGCGTAAGTGCGTGTTCTTTTCGACCAGGGTACTCCTGTCCCACTTCACAAGTACCTTCCAGCCTCGTGCCACAGATGGGGATGCAGGATGTCCGGGCATTACGCCACTGGCTGACCCTGATACCGCTGTAGCCCAACGAAAAAGGGCTGCCGGAAATTCCGACAGCCCTTCTCTCACACAAGGTCGATTCCAGGTTAGCGACCGCCGCCGAATCCTCCCCGCCCTCCCCCGCCGGAACGGGGCTCCTGAGGACGAGCTTCATTCACCGTCAACGTCCGCCCGCCGAACTGCGTGCCGTTCAACGCCGTAATCGCAGCCTCGGCTTCATTGTCTGCCGACATTTCAACAAAGCCAAACCCCCGGGACTGTCCGGTAAACTTGTCCGTGATGATCCGCGCCGAGGCCACAGTCCCGTGCGCCGCGAACAAGTCGCTCAGCTCTTGCTCGGTCGTGGAATAGGGTAATCCGCCAACATAGATCTTCGCACCCATCAGGTTCCTCCTTTGACACAATGATGTTGTCTTGGACGCGAGAAAGCAACGAGGAAGGGATGGGCCGAAGACGTCAACACAACGGCGACTTAGCTCTGTCTTCCGATCAGATTCCCGGGCGAGCCAAAAACAACATTCGTCCAGGCCTTGTCACTCTCGACGCCGGTCTTGCCAGGCCTTTCGCAAACCGGCAGTGGGATGCTACTCCAGACCGCAAGAAAAGGCAAGCGTAGCACGAAGCACGCGTGAATTTAGTAGGCCGGTGGAGAAGAGAGCGGGCGATGAGAAAAGAGTGGAACCGCATGGAAGCTATCAAAAAGCATTGAGGATGTCCCGACTACGACCAATCCAACCCGGCCTAATCCCAGCGTTTGGTCCTCAACCGAGAGCACGAGCGCCCCATCGACATAGACTTCGAGAAAATCCTTACTGATGATGGTATTGCGTTGCACTCTGAGGGAGTGCCACTCAACCGGTTTGAGGTGGACAGGCGCGTCAGCGAGGGACACCCTGCGGCCATTGGAGATGCGCAGCAGGTGGGCTTTCCGTTGGACCGAATCGACCACTGCGGCGTAGAAATTCTTGCCGTCGTGTGCGCCCAAGACCACCCCCCCAGCTCCCACGCCATCCGGCACATGAAAGCGAACCGTGAGGTCCGGATATTCATACTCCAGCTCCTTGGCCAGCAACACCTGGAAACACTGCGCTCCACAACCGGAAGAGGCGGCCACAACATTCGGCAGGGACGGGGCCGTTGTGCTCGCCTGTACAACCCACGTGGCCGGAGGTTCATTGGCAATATCTTGCTCAAACCCCTCAGGTAGGTGATCGATCTGATCGTGATCGAACGTCCATCTCTGAAACAGCCCACCGGTCGCTTGCTGTTTGAGATTGGCGGCTTTTTCTTCATGCGTTTCTAGCTGAACGCCATAGCTCGAACCGCTCCCTACCAGCCAACCAAGGCTGACGAAGAAAAGAGCAGAGCACATGATTGTGAGTTGTCTCATGAAAGACTGCTGAGTGTTATCCAACAACCACACACTGTTTACTTTGGGTTGGGGGGGTGCTTGATCTGGAGAATTTCGCGTTGTAACCGGTCACGTTCCTCGAGAAGTTTCTTTCTCCGCTCCCACCGATCCCACGTCCACCACCGTAGCTTCTGCTTGAACGTCACCGTCGGCGGCCTAGCGCTGCCCCCCGGAGCCTCCTGGAATGAATAGCCTTCGTGACTATCACGCTGTTCAAAAAAACGCCGGTACAGATGGTCGTATAGTCCTTTACCTAAGTCTTCGCCTGCCATACACACTCCATTACCATCGCACTATTCATGCTCTCAGCTTGGGAACCAAAACCACATGTCACTGAATACTACCTGGGCACAATGTGGCTCTGCAACCTGCCTAACCGGCTATGCTATGATCTGCACGGTGAAAGGGGTTCCCGCTATTCACCATGAATTCCAACGGACCAATATGAGCGCATGGATCCCCCGAATATTCGTCTTTCTCGTAGTAGCGCTCCTAACGAACTCGCCATTCATTCGAGCCCAATCGTCTGAATCGACCCTTCAATCCGCCATCGCATCGCTTTCTCCAGACCGGATGCTTGCCGATATCCGAACGCTCAGTGGGCCTACCTTTAATGGCCGCCAAACCGGCACGAACGACGACCTGAAATCCGCGAAGTGGGTGGCACAGGAGTTTCTGTCGGCTGGGTTACAGCTCCCACACATTCCTCCTGGCTCGCTCAACCTCCCTCTTCCAAGAGGAAAGGGCAGTGTCTCACTAGGTGCAATGGCGACCTACGTACCCACGGCCACGATGGGGCCGAACCCGACGCTCAGGATCGGAAAGGTAAACGGACTCACGGCCAAACAAGCCGGCACCGATTACCTTCCGATCTTCGACTCTCCATCCGCCGACATCCAAGGCCGGATCGTCTTCGTCGGATACGGCATCGTCGACAGAGATCGAGGCATCGACGACTACGCGGGCGTGGAGATGAACAACTGCATGGTGCTGTTTCTGCGCGGCAAGCCGGAGCACTACCCCCACCACGTCAGCCACGCCGACAAGGTGCGCATTGCGCGGGAACGCGGCGCCGTCGGCTACCTCACGGCAACCGGTCCGATCCTCCAGCCCTACGAAATCCGACGAGGCGTGACTGGAAGTCCCAGCGCCTTCTACGGGCAGCTACCCCTTGATCTGGCTATTCCAGGAGCCTGGATCAGCACAGCGCTCGCCCAAGAAATTCTCACAGAGCCGAAGGGGGACGTACTGGATCGCCTTCGCACCCTTCAAGAACGATTGAACCAATCACCCACCTCACAAGTCGTTGTGACCGATCAATTTGCCTCGCTTCAATGGAAGACGACCGAGGAGGAAGGGCTCTTGGTGAATGTGATTGGGATGATTCCCGGCACGGGAACGGACACCGTGATCATCGGCGCGCACCGTGACCACTTCGGTCGCCCGGGAGGAATACTCTTTCCTGGTGCGGATGACAATGCGTCAGGAACAGCCGTCCTCCTGGAAATCGCGCGGGCATTGGCAAAGATCGACCGGCGGCCGTCACGAACAATTCTGTTTATCTCGTTCAGTGGCGAAGAGCGCGACCTCCTCGGTTCGCGACTCTATGTATCCCGACCGATCGTCCCGTTGAACGCCACGAAGTCTCTGATCAACGTCGACCATGCCGGCGTTGGGAATGGACGCCTCACCGTCGGTGTCACAGGGTTAGAGAAAGACGTGCTGCTGGAGGCAGGGAAAACCGTCGGCGTTGACGACAACGTCGATCTCTATGGATTCTTCCCTGGTGGCGACCATGTGCCGTTCAAGGAAGCCGGTGTGCCGACAGTCACCGTGGTGAGCGGAGGGGTGCATCCACACTTTCATCAGCCGACGGATACCGCTGAGACCATCAACTCAGACATCCTCCACACAGTGGCTCGTTATGTGCTGGCGGTCGTCTGGCAGCAAGCCTATCAACCGTAACCTGTCACCTCTCGTTCTGGAAGCGGGAGTGTACGCCGAGTGCTTTCCTTACGGAAGCTCGTCAACGAGCGTAGATTCAATCGGGGGCAGCGGCGAGGTTTGACGTGGCGGACCGGGAAGAATCGTCGAAGTTCCGACTTGGTTCGCGCCTTGGATAAGTCCGATGGAAAGTTGCGGCCCCATGGTCATGACGGCGCCGCTCCAGGCTTGCCCCGTCGACGGATTTCTGAAGTTGTAGGATTCAAAATTCTGCCCAGGCGTGTAGAGGAAACCCTGAGTGCCCTGATTGTCGATGTAGAGCGTGCCTCCCACAAATTTGAACTGCGGCGACACTCCGCCCGCCAGCGACTGACCGCTTGAGGCCCCGGACAAGCCCTGCGCCAATGCACCGATGTCGGGAAGCAACACTCCTCCCGCCAGCACACACAAGAAACCGCCGATGGCACCAACGTGACGCAGAAAGATGTTCGGATCTCTCCGGCACACACGCATAGAAATCTTCATGACACATTCCATCGAACACATTATAGTATGAGCTTGGTTGGACTGTCGATCATACGGAGGCACCATGACTGTCAGCTCCTCAACTCCCCAATATCTGGCAATGATACTTGCTGTCTTGTGGAGCAGTGCATCTCCATCCAAGGGGTGGAGCTTGGACATCACGGAACCTCCACCAACGGAACGGCGGGAAACCGTCTCCCTGGCCGATGCCGCGGTACGTGCGCTGCAGCACAACCTAGACATCACGGTGAGCCGATATACCAAAGAAAGCCGCCTGTTCGACATTACGGTTGAACAAGCCAAGTTCGATCCGACCCTGAGCGTGAACGGTCAATATAACAGGACCGTGAACCCCCTCAATCGACCGGTCTTCGGTGGAACGTTGGGCGTCTTAAATGAGATCACGACGTTCGATCAGCGCAGCAACTCGTTCACCGTTGACGCCTCCACCAATCTCATGACCGGCGGTAATTTCGACATCAATTACAGCCCGGCTCGAAGCAGCATCAATCAAAATGTCGCCAGGGGATTTCTATTCAACCCATCGTGGACTGGTGGCCTGGCCTTCACGTTCACCCAACCCCTCCTTCGCAACGCGGGAATCGCGATCAACAAGACTTTTATCAAGGTCGCGCAAAATAATGCCGAGGTCGAGCAGCACGTGTTCCGAGACCGTGTGATGACGGTCGTCGCCACGGTGGAACAAACGTACTGGGAACTGGTCTTCGCGAACGAAAATTTAAAAGTCGCACAGGCCGCCATGAAGGCCGCGGAAGAACTGTTGGCGACGAATCGCGCGAAGGCCAAGGCCGGCATCATGTCGATCGTCGATGTACTCCAAGCTGAAGCCGCGGTGGCATCGCGGGTCGAGCAGGTCCTGGTGGCTGAGAAAGCCATTCATGATCAAGAGGATCAGCTGCGACGCCTCTTGAACCCGGGAGAGGAGGAACTGCGGCAAGATTTGCGGCTGACGCCGGCTGATTCTCCTGTGACGGTCCTTGAGCCCATCAGCCTTCAGGAGGCCATCGATACGGCGATCGACCAACGCCCGGAAATCGCACAGGCCAAAAAAAACATCGAATCCGGCGAGCTGAACAAGCAGTTCGCTAGGAACCAAATGCTCCCGACCCTGTCGTTCCAAGGCACCATGGGTCTCGCCGGGCTGGGTGCCGACTACGGAGACTCATTCACCAAAAATTTCAGCGGGGATTTCTACAATTACGGAGCCGGGCTCGTCTTCAGCTATCCGCTCGGCAACCGATCCGCCATCAGCACCTACAACAAAAGGAAACTCGAGGCTCAGAACGCCGAGGTCGCGCTGACCAATGTACGGCAGCAGGTCATCGTCGGTATCCGTGAAGCGGTGCGGCGTGTCCAGACCGACTTCAAGCGCATCGAGACCACCAAATCAGCGCGCATCATGGCCGAGAAACAGTTGCAAGCCGAGCAGGAACGATTAAAAGTCGGGCTCAGCACGACGCGTTTCGTACTCGATTTCCAACGGGATCTCGCCACGGCTCAGGGCAACGAGCTACGGGCCATTGTCGATTACAACAAATCCTTGTCGAACCTCGCGCGCCACAAAGCAACGACATTGGACCGTTATCAGCTCGAGCTCTCGTAGCACTCCAATGGCGTCAGAGCCGGACCAGCTGGCTCCACATCACGTTCCTACTGTGGGGACAGCACTCGTGCTGCTTCCCATCGGAGCCACGTTCGGTTACTACGGCCTTCCACTATCCCTCCAAGAACAGCTCCCGGTCCAATTGGCCCCGCAACTCCTTGCTTACATGGGGCTTGGTTTCTGGATGATGGGTGCCTCGCACGTTCTGGCTCAACTCGGCCTAGAGAGAGAACAGCTATGGAAGGGATTCCGTTGGGGAGTCGCGACAGGGCTCTTGCTGGGGGCGCTGAACACCGTCATCATTCTCGTGCTCTACCCCTCGTTCGGCTATGACATCACGTTCCTCAAGCAGACACCCCACGGTCGGCTTCCCATCTTCCTTATGATGCCCTGGATGATCTGCGGGATCGCGCTGTTCGTTGAACTGAACTTCCGGGGCTTTCTCTTAGGGCGTTTAGCTGAACTGGAATCGCACTGGCGCGGTGCGGCTTCACGCCGACGCTTCGCACCGCTGGCTCTTGTAGTCAGTGCCGTCACCTTTGCATTCGATCCTTTCTTGGTGAATACATTTCAACATCTTCACTGGATCGCCCTGTGGGACGGGCTCATCTGGGGAAGCATCTGGCTACGCACTCGCAACCTCTCCATCACCGTCGTTGCGCATGCGAGTGAAGTCATGGTGATGTACGGTGCCGTGAGAATCGCGATCGGATAACACAGGAGGACACATCGTGAATGGCTTCGCGAAATATGCGCTCTACTTTTTGCTGGGCGGCTCCATCGTGAGTTTTTCCACCTATCTCGGCTCACAGGGTAAATCGTTCCTGGCTGCCCTGGTCAGCACCTTTCCCGCGATTACCGGCGTGACCTTTATCCTGCTCTATGCCAACGGCGGTGGCGCCACGACAGTGGACTATGCCAAGAATTTACTCTGGTTCGTTCCGCCCTGGATGGTCTACGTCGTCGTCATGATTCTAGGCATTCCTCGCCTTGGCTTCTGGCCGGCCATGGCTGGATCGCTCATTCTGTATATGGGATGTATCGGATTGCTGAAGATGATGGTGCGATAGGGCTGCCTATGCAGCCTCGCCAAACTCCAGCCGATTCATCTCGCCTAGTGCGAGTACTATCTGATCAAGTGCTGCGGTAACAGATTGGCTTGCGAGATGAGATGGGCCGTTGCTCCCGGCCCAGATATCTGGTGGATCGGTCGTCTCCTGCACGTTCCGGCAAAACCGGCCGATCGTCTGCTTCCAGTGAACCGGTCCTGACTTTTCCTCAAGCAGCTGCACACGGTCTTGCGAAAACGGCCCATCGAATTGCCCTGCCCGCAGTCGCCACATCTCCTCCATCGCCTGTTGCCGTTCCTGGCCGAGATCCAATCCGCTGGCCCGCTCGTTGAGCGCCGCAAAGAGCCCCCCGACAATGTGGTCAATGTGCGGTTCAGGAAACACACCCACACAAGCCTGCATCAACAGATATTTGTGGAAGAGAAAGACTTCAGCGCCGATACGAGCATCGTCCGCGGATGGATCATAGGCTCGGGCAAGTTCGCGAAGCGCCTCAGCCGAGGGCCCAGCCAATGCGGTGCCAAGTAAGGGCACGATGCGGCGGCCTAGATCGAGGTAGTCGGCATTTGTGAGGAGTGCCATGCAAATTGGTTATTCCAACACAACCGCTGTTCCGTTCGCACTGACCATGAGCATGCTACTGTTGGCGCCGATCGTTTCATAGTCGATATCGATGCCGAGAATCGCATTGGCACCCAGATGCTTGGCCTGCTCTCGCATTTCTCCGAGGGCGATATCCTTGGCCTTGCGGAGCTCCTTTTCATACCCTGCTGATCGTCCGCCGACAATGTCCCGCACCGACGCAAAAAAGTCTCGAAAGATATTCGCACCGAGAATCGCGTCCCCGGACACCAATCCCAAATACTTCACTACCTTTTTCCCTTCAATAGTGTTCGTCGTCGACAGAATCATGTGTCCTCCTAGTTCAGTGCCCACATCCTCTCATTCAGTTGATGAATCGACAAGCCTTTCCTACGAGCAGGCGCTCATGAGTTGTGTATTCACATGACTCTTTGCTTATCCATTTCTCTTCGAAAATATTCATGCAACGGATCATCTGGGTTTTCTGCAATGCTCCGTTGGATCATACCCTGGACCTCGGGAACCACGTTGACAGGGGAGATATTCACGCTCGGGTGCTCACGCCGATAGATGCGGAACACTTCATCGGCAAAGGCTTGCCCGATAGAGGTGATGCCTTTGAAATCCAGAATCACTTCTCGAAATTGATCGACTCGAGTCATCAACCGCTTAGCTTGGGAACGTGAAATGAGCTGCTCTCCCTCGTATCTGAGCAGCACAAGGGGAATGTGGGTCTTGGAAAAACCAAATTGATCAAATTCTGCGCGGTACTGATCAAAGATCTCCTTCGCCGTGTGACTGGCGTTCGTAGCTATTTTCATCAGGACTTCTGTGCCATCCTTTGGTACTTCGTCCGATTCAAGCAGCCAATCATCCGTTCCGCGAAATCTCAGAAAGACAAGAGTGCCCGAAGAAATTACGAACTTATCAAACATCCTAGAAGTAAAGAAAATGCCTTCGCCAGTATGCTTCGTGGCATCAGTCGT from Nitrospira sp. harbors:
- a CDS encoding DUF433 domain-containing protein, coding for MIDWSACPAVERDPERVSGAWVFRGTRVPVTALFLNLEDGAHVSDFIDWFPGVTLAQVRAVLEHAARSLEAA
- a CDS encoding RNA-binding protein — its product is MGAKIYVGGLPYSTTEQELSDLFAAHGTVASARIITDKFTGQSRGFGFVEMSADNEAEAAITALNGTQFGGRTLTVNEARPQEPRSGGGGRGGFGGGR
- a CDS encoding M28 family peptidase; translation: MSLNTTWAQCGSATCLTGYAMICTVKGVPAIHHEFQRTNMSAWIPRIFVFLVVALLTNSPFIRAQSSESTLQSAIASLSPDRMLADIRTLSGPTFNGRQTGTNDDLKSAKWVAQEFLSAGLQLPHIPPGSLNLPLPRGKGSVSLGAMATYVPTATMGPNPTLRIGKVNGLTAKQAGTDYLPIFDSPSADIQGRIVFVGYGIVDRDRGIDDYAGVEMNNCMVLFLRGKPEHYPHHVSHADKVRIARERGAVGYLTATGPILQPYEIRRGVTGSPSAFYGQLPLDLAIPGAWISTALAQEILTEPKGDVLDRLRTLQERLNQSPTSQVVVTDQFASLQWKTTEEEGLLVNVIGMIPGTGTDTVIIGAHRDHFGRPGGILFPGADDNASGTAVLLEIARALAKIDRRPSRTILFISFSGEERDLLGSRLYVSRPIVPLNATKSLINVDHAGVGNGRLTVGVTGLEKDVLLEAGKTVGVDDNVDLYGFFPGGDHVPFKEAGVPTVTVVSGGVHPHFHQPTDTAETINSDILHTVARYVLAVVWQQAYQP
- a CDS encoding TolC family protein; translation: MTVSSSTPQYLAMILAVLWSSASPSKGWSLDITEPPPTERRETVSLADAAVRALQHNLDITVSRYTKESRLFDITVEQAKFDPTLSVNGQYNRTVNPLNRPVFGGTLGVLNEITTFDQRSNSFTVDASTNLMTGGNFDINYSPARSSINQNVARGFLFNPSWTGGLAFTFTQPLLRNAGIAINKTFIKVAQNNAEVEQHVFRDRVMTVVATVEQTYWELVFANENLKVAQAAMKAAEELLATNRAKAKAGIMSIVDVLQAEAAVASRVEQVLVAEKAIHDQEDQLRRLLNPGEEELRQDLRLTPADSPVTVLEPISLQEAIDTAIDQRPEIAQAKKNIESGELNKQFARNQMLPTLSFQGTMGLAGLGADYGDSFTKNFSGDFYNYGAGLVFSYPLGNRSAISTYNKRKLEAQNAEVALTNVRQQVIVGIREAVRRVQTDFKRIETTKSARIMAEKQLQAEQERLKVGLSTTRFVLDFQRDLATAQGNELRAIVDYNKSLSNLARHKATTLDRYQLELS
- a CDS encoding DUF3147 domain-containing protein, with the protein product MNGFAKYALYFLLGGSIVSFSTYLGSQGKSFLAALVSTFPAITGVTFILLYANGGGATTVDYAKNLLWFVPPWMVYVVVMILGIPRLGFWPAMAGSLILYMGCIGLLKMMVR
- a CDS encoding heavy metal-binding domain-containing protein, which encodes MILSTTNTIEGKKVVKYLGLVSGDAILGANIFRDFFASVRDIVGGRSAGYEKELRKAKDIALGEMREQAKHLGANAILGIDIDYETIGANSSMLMVSANGTAVVLE
- a CDS encoding DUF4325 domain-containing protein; the encoded protein is MSVDNKTSQEIQEFIIRHVEDHPTDIGRLTTEKFGLSRVAIVNRLVALIKAGLLVAEGKTKARRYTLKVLTGNKKVIQLGPELTEDQIWLREVKPYLLGVRNNVMDICAHGVTEMFNNVIDHAASKTAEILVSRDAANITIRIRDYGVGIFRKIQQALNLSDPQHAILELAKGKLTTDATKHTGEGIFFTSRMFDKFVISSGTLVFLRFRGTDDWLLESDEVPKDGTEVLMKIATNASHTAKEIFDQYRAEFDQFGFSKTHIPLVLLRYEGEQLISRSQAKRLMTRVDQFREVILDFKGITSIGQAFADEVFRIYRREHPSVNISPVNVVPEVQGMIQRSIAENPDDPLHEYFRREMDKQRVM